The Phormidium sp. PBR-2020 DNA segment CCTTATACCTAAGGGTTAAAGGAATGCGGGATATCCCCCTAACGCGCGTCGGCCAGCCTCTGTCCCTAGCCGAAGTTGAAAATCGGGCCGCTGAGTTAGCCCGTTTTCTGAGCGTTCCCCTCGAAGGCTTATAGAATTTAGTTAGTATTTGCTTCAGCCCAATTTCATTGGTCACAGACTCATGCAACCTTTGACCCAATCCCAAGACCGTTGGTGGCGACTCCGCTTAACGGTGTTACTGGTCTTCAGTATGACGATACTGGCCAGTTGTACCCAAGCCAACGATCTGGCGGATACCTCTCCTACCCCGGCGTCAAATGTCCAGGAAACGGTGGCGACAACCCCTCGTTTAGAGGGAATGGCAACCGTTGTTATGGTGGTCAATGGTGGCTCCATCACCATTGATGTGAATGGAGACGATGCCCCCATCACCGCTGGAAATTTCGTCGATTTGGTTCAGAAAGGGGTCTATGACGGAACCAGCTTTCACCGAGTCGTCCGAGAACCTGAGCCATTTGTGGTTCAAGGGGGAGATCCCCTCAGTGCTGATCCTGATGTTCCGGCGTCTCGTTTGGGAACTGGGAACTATGTCAATGCTGAAACCGGTCAAGCTCGCTATATTCCCCTAGAAATTAAACCCCAAAGTGCCG contains these protein-coding regions:
- a CDS encoding peptidylprolyl isomerase, translated to MQPLTQSQDRWWRLRLTVLLVFSMTILASCTQANDLADTSPTPASNVQETVATTPRLEGMATVVMVVNGGSITIDVNGDDAPITAGNFVDLVQKGVYDGTSFHRVVREPEPFVVQGGDPLSADPDVPASRLGTGNYVNAETGQARYIPLEIKPQSADEPVYGETLMAAGVREAPLLPHRRGAVAMARSQAPNSASAQFYFALDDLSFLDGNYAVFGYVSEGMEVVDGIQQGDRIQSASVRDGAEYLVQ